The Equus przewalskii isolate Varuska chromosome 5, EquPr2, whole genome shotgun sequence genome window below encodes:
- the CALCOCO1 gene encoding calcium-binding and coiled-coil domain-containing protein 1, with protein MEESSLSRAPSRGGVNFLNVARTYIPNTKVECHYTLPPGTMPSASDWIGIFKVEAACVRDYHTFVWSSVPESATDGAPVHASVQFQASYLPKPGAQLYQFRYVNRQGRVCGQSPPFQFREPRPMDELVTLEETDGGSDILLVVPKATVLQNQLDESQQERNDLMQLKLQLEGQVTELRSRVQELETALATARQGHADLTEQYKGLSRSHGELTEERDILSRQQGDHVARILELEDDIQTISEKVLTKEVELDRVRDTVKALTREQEKLLGQLKEVQADKEQSEAELQMAQQENHRLNLELQEAKGRQEEQSAQAQRLKDKVAQMKETLGQAQQRVTELEPLKEQLRGAQELAASSQQKAALLGEELASAAGARDRTMAELHRSRLEVAGVNGRLAELTLHLKEEKSQWSKERAGLLQSVEAEKDKILKLSAEILRLEKAVQEERTQNQVYKTELAREKDSSLVQLSESKRELTELRSALRVLQKEKEQLQEEKQELLEYMRKLEARLEKVADEKWNEDAATEDEEGAAGLSCPAPLTDSEDESPEDMRLPPYGLCEHGDPGSSPAGPREASPLVVISQPAPIAPHLSGPAEDSSSDSEAEDEKSVLMAAVQSGGEEANLLLPELGSAFYDMASGFAVGPLSEASTGGPATPPWKECPICKERFPAESDKDALEDHMDGHFFFSTQDPFTFE; from the exons ATGGAAGAATCATCACTAAGCCGGGCCCCATCCCGGGGTGGAGTCAACTTTCTGAATGTAGCACGGACCTACATCCCCAACACCAAGGTGGAATGTCACTACACCCTTCCCCCAGGCACCATGCCTAGTGCCAGTGACTGGATTGGCATCTTCAAG GTGGAGGCAGCATGTGTTCGGGATTACCACACATTTGTGTGGTCTTCGGTGCCTGAAAGTGCAACCGATGGTGCCCCTGTCCATGCCAGTGTCCAGTTCCAAG CCAGCTACCTGCCCAAACCAGGAGCCCAGCTCTACCAGTTCCGCTACGTGAACCGCCAGGGCCGGGTGTGTGGGCAGAGCCCCCCTTTCCAGTTCCGAGAGCCAAGGCCCATGGATGAACTGGTGACCCTGGAGGAGACTGACGGGGGCTCTGACATCCTGCTGGTTGTTCCCAAGGCAACTGTGCTGCAG AACCAGCTGGACGAGAGCCAGCAGGAGAGGAATGACCTGATGCAGCTGAAGCTGCAGCTGGAGGGGCAGGTGACAGAGCTGAGGAGCCGAGTACAGGAGCTCGAGACAGCTCTGGCCACCGCCAGGCAGGGGCACGCGGACTTGACGGAGCAGTACAAG GGGCTTTCCCGGTCCCACGGGGAGCTCACGGAAGAGAGGGACATTCTGAGCCGGCAACAGGGAGACCATGTGGCACGCATCCTGGAGCTGGAGGATGACATCCAGACCATCAGTGAGAAAGTGCTGACAAAGGAGGTGGAGCTGGATAG GGTTAGAGACACAGTGAAGGCTCTGACTCGGGAACAAGAGAAGCTCCTTGGGCAACTGAAGGAGGTGCAAGCGGACAAGGAGCAAAGTGAG GCTGAGCTCCAAATGGCACAACAGGAGAACCATCGCTTGAATTTGGAGCTGCAGGAGGCCAAGGGCCGGCAGGAGGAGCAGAGTGCTCAGGCCCAGCGACTGAAGGACAAGGTGGCCCAGATGAAGGAAACCCTAGGCCAGGCCCAGCAGCGGGTG ACTGAGCTGGAGCCCCTGAAGGAGCAGCTTCGAGGGGCCCAGGAGCTTGCAGCCTCTAGCCAGCAGAAAGCCGCCCTCCTTGGGGAGGAGTTGGCCAGCGCAGCGGGAGCCAGGGACCGCACCATGGCCGAGCTACACCGCAGCCGCCTGGAAGTGGCTGGAGTCAACGGCAGGCTGGCTGAGCTCACCCTGCacttgaaggaggaaaaaagccaGTGGAGCAAGGAGCGGGCAGGGCTCCTGCAGAGTGTGGAG GCAGAGAAGGACAAGATCCTGAAGCTGAGTGCAGAGATTCTTCGACTAGAAAAGGCAGTGCAGGAGGAGAGGACCCAGAATCAAGTGTACAAGACTGAACTGGCCCGGGAAAAGGATTCTAGTCTG GTGCAGTTGTCAGAGAGCAAGCGGGAGCTGACAGAGCTGCGGTCAGCCCTGCGCGTGCtccagaaggaaaaggagcagttgcaggaggagaagcag GAACTGCTGGAGTACATGAGAAAGCTGGAGGCCCGCCTGGAGAAAGTGGCAGATGAGAAGTGGAATGAGGACGCTGCCACAGAGGACGAGGAGGGTGCTGCGGGACTGA GCTGCCCAGCGCCTCTGACAGACTCAGAGGATGAGTCCCCAGAAGACATGAGACTGCCACCCTATGGCCTGTGTGAGCACGGAGACCCAGGCTCCTCTCCTGCTGGGCCACGAGAGGCTTCTCCCCTAGTTGTCATCAGCCAGCCGGCTCCCATTGCTCCCCACCTCTCAGGGCCAGCTGAGGACAGTAGCTCTGACTCG GAGGCTGAAGATGAGAAGTCAGTCCTGATGGCAGCTGTGCAGAGTGGGGGTGAGGAGGCCAACCTGCTGCTTCCTGAACTGGGCAGTGCCTTCTATGACATGGCCAG